A stretch of Hymenobacter psoromatis DNA encodes these proteins:
- a CDS encoding radical SAM/SPASM domain-containing protein, with the protein MKISQFTSLLPYGNEFFLHNGFTDNYLIVLPLLKDLFIAGKSEGIDNLQEVHPKFYEALVEGGYIVENESNEVEQVKEVSRLVDLNESIYRLTINPTMNCNFKCWYCYETHVKGSRMSNDIIERTNSFITQTAKSPALKDFSLSWFGGEPLLYFEDIVLPIMKHFNEVCAANGINGGISFTTNAYLVTESMAKLLKENKTQHMQVTLDGAEQDHDLVRYVNASKGSYKQILRNIKTMLQEGIRITMRINYTLSKIERCLDIIDDINDITEAQRDLLLIDFHRVWQDKGEDIEDMTHYVINKFQSAGLPVRSNLSMNNLRDSCYADKKNSCTINYNGDIFKCTARDFTTVKREGYISELGEIVWENDSLNKRLSAKFNNKPCLECRILPLCNGGCSQHAVDNLGKGDYCVNGFDEKQKDKIIIGKFEEALILNEKRRLLEESQKTVLLPSS; encoded by the coding sequence ATGAAAATTAGCCAATTCACCTCGCTGCTTCCGTATGGAAATGAATTTTTCTTGCACAACGGATTTACGGATAATTATCTCATTGTCCTTCCATTACTGAAAGACTTGTTTATCGCTGGTAAATCAGAGGGTATCGATAATCTTCAAGAGGTGCATCCAAAATTTTATGAGGCATTAGTAGAAGGTGGATATATAGTTGAAAATGAATCAAATGAAGTCGAACAAGTTAAAGAAGTAAGCAGATTGGTCGATCTAAACGAAAGTATCTACCGGCTCACAATTAATCCAACAATGAATTGTAATTTCAAGTGCTGGTATTGCTACGAAACCCATGTAAAGGGTTCAAGAATGAGCAATGATATAATAGAAAGGACCAATTCATTTATTACTCAAACCGCAAAAAGTCCAGCGCTGAAGGACTTTTCTTTATCTTGGTTTGGCGGTGAGCCTCTACTTTATTTTGAAGATATTGTTCTACCTATAATGAAGCATTTTAATGAAGTGTGTGCTGCTAATGGAATAAATGGTGGGATAAGCTTTACAACTAACGCCTACCTTGTCACAGAGTCGATGGCAAAACTTTTAAAAGAAAATAAGACTCAGCATATGCAAGTTACTTTAGACGGCGCAGAGCAAGATCATGACTTAGTGAGGTATGTCAATGCCAGCAAAGGTTCTTATAAGCAAATATTAAGAAATATAAAAACAATGCTACAAGAAGGCATAAGAATTACTATGCGGATAAATTACACTTTATCAAAAATTGAAAGGTGCTTAGATATTATTGATGATATTAATGACATAACTGAAGCGCAACGTGACCTATTGCTAATAGATTTTCATCGTGTCTGGCAGGACAAGGGTGAAGATATAGAAGACATGACACATTATGTCATAAATAAATTTCAAAGCGCAGGTTTACCTGTTCGCTCGAATTTATCAATGAATAATTTGCGTGACTCCTGCTACGCTGATAAGAAAAACAGTTGTACTATTAATTATAATGGCGATATATTCAAATGTACCGCCAGAGATTTTACTACTGTAAAACGTGAAGGCTATATAAGCGAACTAGGGGAAATTGTATGGGAGAATGATTCTCTTAACAAAAGACTTTCGGCAAAATTTAACAACAAACCTTGTCTAGAATGCCGTATTCTTCCCCTATGTAATGGAGGTTGCTCGCAACATGCTGTAGATAATTTGGGAAAAGGAGATTATTGCGTAAATGGCTTTGATGAAAAGCAAAAGGATAAAATAATTATTGGAAAGTTTGAAGAGGCATTAATATTAAACGAAAAACGCAGATTATTAGAAGAATCACAGAAAACGGTGCTTCTGCCTAGCTCTTAA
- a CDS encoding head GIN domain-containing protein, which produces MNIIRLLFFSIILLITIVTSAVCFSRKDNFTYNNINLFYKKIYKTVRRVDDFQEISVDDGIKLYLSQNNQKTVSVITSSAYLGEKIKTVTTKDKLRIYFDASDDPNWKGLVHSREEFKVYVTIPILYDVEAADGAQVRIEEVFNNSEKVSFYLASGAKLYGNIKSDFLKIIMRGGSIANVRGKVNQLDIHVTQGSKFKNSKLISKECKAYASGASQVELSVSDSLDANAVNEAVIKYKGKGKLFKSSKQQGGEITRM; this is translated from the coding sequence ATGAATATAATAAGACTTTTGTTTTTCTCTATTATTTTGTTAATAACAATTGTAACAAGTGCGGTATGTTTTTCAAGAAAAGATAATTTTACATATAATAATATAAATTTATTTTATAAAAAAATTTACAAAACCGTAAGAAGAGTTGATGATTTTCAAGAGATATCTGTAGATGATGGAATAAAGCTTTATTTAAGCCAAAACAATCAAAAAACTGTTTCCGTTATAACTTCTTCTGCTTATTTAGGGGAAAAGATAAAAACTGTAACAACAAAGGATAAATTACGAATTTATTTTGATGCTTCAGACGACCCTAATTGGAAAGGTTTGGTTCATTCGCGTGAAGAGTTCAAAGTTTATGTTACCATACCAATACTTTATGACGTAGAAGCTGCAGATGGTGCACAGGTAAGGATTGAAGAAGTATTTAATAATTCTGAGAAGGTATCATTTTATTTAGCTTCTGGAGCAAAATTATACGGAAACATAAAATCTGATTTTTTAAAAATTATAATGCGAGGAGGTTCTATTGCTAATGTTAGAGGAAAAGTAAATCAATTAGACATTCATGTAACACAAGGGAGTAAATTTAAAAATTCAAAACTGATATCTAAAGAATGCAAAGCTTATGCATCTGGTGCGAGTCAGGTTGAATTATCTGTTAGTGACTCATTGGATGCCAATGCTGTTAACGAAGCAGTTATAAAATATAAAGGAAAAGGTAAACTTTTCAAAAGCAGTAAACAACAAGGTGGCGAAATAACTCGTATGTAG
- a CDS encoding peptidase domain-containing ABC transporter: MANKIKFYPQLESTDCGPSCLRMVLSYYNRTLTLNQIKSFFTITKVGISIHDIFVAAKSFGMDSLVVKISIEQLSEIPLPVILHWKQDHFIVLYGIVKKNDIITKLSIADPAYGKINLSIEDFENNWINNDEKGVALVLIPDGNFFEPIQGLPLADENVLKRVLLFTKKNIKGNSSSLLAATLFFLVAMITNWSLPIFFQKVIDLGIGHKNLSIVIILLLAQFAIILGNAVSDFANSKILLKVGFNIGIKMLKDFLLKVISLPISFFDNRINSDIIQRIDDQERLQSFLTYKLLSFIIAIANFIVFSGMIFYYNKVSFLICLTSSIFSITWMTLFLEKRKMLDYSRFSFASENKNNIYEIISGMSEIKINNAENKKINRWQEVQNNLNSIVLHSLNLNYYQLFGVNVLNRAKDVLIIAICADQVIKGKMTMGVIMTISYLLGQVTRPVEQIVDFIRNLQDATLSFERMYEVQQREEEKFNLNTSLPTSINNGFKIKDVSFKYPGSYNKLVINRINVEIPLNKTTAIVGASGSGKTTMLKLLLGFYYPQSGEILLDDIVFSELDVKYWRKQCGVVLQDGYIFSGTIGENISLSDTNIDEEKLISALNIACLHEFVLNLPMGYHTKIGRTGIELSGGQKQRLLIARAVYKNPTFIFFDEATSSLDANNERQIMINLQSFFKNKTVVVIAHRLSTVRNADQILVLEKGSIVESGTHIELINNESYYYNLIKNQLELGK; encoded by the coding sequence ATGGCGAATAAAATTAAGTTTTATCCACAACTGGAGTCCACGGATTGCGGACCATCTTGTTTAAGGATGGTTTTATCTTATTATAATCGCACACTCACCTTGAATCAAATTAAAAGCTTTTTTACAATTACTAAAGTTGGAATTAGCATACATGACATTTTTGTCGCCGCTAAAAGCTTCGGCATGGACTCTCTTGTTGTGAAAATTAGTATAGAACAGCTATCAGAAATTCCATTGCCAGTGATACTACATTGGAAACAAGACCATTTTATTGTATTGTACGGAATTGTTAAGAAAAATGATATAATAACTAAATTGAGCATCGCAGATCCTGCATACGGCAAGATTAATCTCAGCATTGAAGACTTCGAGAATAATTGGATAAATAACGACGAAAAAGGAGTAGCACTGGTACTTATACCGGATGGAAACTTCTTTGAACCAATTCAAGGTCTTCCTCTAGCTGATGAGAATGTATTAAAGAGAGTATTATTGTTTACAAAAAAAAATATAAAAGGAAATTCCTCCTCTTTGTTAGCTGCTACACTATTTTTTTTAGTGGCTATGATAACAAACTGGTCATTACCAATTTTTTTTCAAAAAGTTATTGACTTAGGTATTGGACACAAAAACTTATCAATAGTTATTATACTACTACTTGCACAATTTGCTATAATATTAGGTAATGCTGTGAGCGATTTTGCTAATTCAAAAATATTACTTAAAGTAGGATTTAATATTGGTATTAAAATGCTTAAAGACTTCTTACTTAAAGTAATTAGTTTACCTATTAGCTTTTTTGATAATAGAATTAATTCTGATATTATTCAGAGGATTGATGATCAAGAAAGATTACAAAGTTTCTTAACTTATAAATTACTATCATTTATAATTGCTATTGCAAATTTTATAGTATTTTCAGGAATGATTTTTTACTATAATAAGGTGTCTTTCTTAATCTGTTTAACCAGTTCTATTTTTTCTATTACATGGATGACATTATTTTTAGAAAAGAGGAAAATGTTAGATTATTCAAGATTTTCTTTTGCATCTGAAAATAAAAATAATATATATGAAATCATATCAGGGATGTCAGAAATTAAAATAAATAATGCAGAGAATAAAAAAATTAACCGTTGGCAAGAGGTACAAAATAATTTAAATTCTATTGTGCTTCATTCATTAAATCTTAATTATTATCAGCTCTTTGGAGTGAATGTATTGAACAGAGCAAAGGATGTACTTATAATCGCTATTTGTGCTGACCAAGTCATAAAAGGCAAAATGACTATGGGAGTGATTATGACAATAAGTTATCTACTAGGGCAAGTAACTAGACCTGTTGAACAGATTGTGGACTTTATACGGAACCTTCAAGATGCTACATTATCTTTTGAGAGAATGTATGAAGTGCAGCAGAGAGAGGAAGAAAAATTTAATTTAAATACTTCTTTACCGACATCCATTAACAATGGTTTTAAAATAAAAGATGTAAGTTTTAAATATCCCGGAAGTTATAATAAATTAGTTATTAATAGAATCAACGTTGAAATTCCTTTAAATAAAACAACTGCTATTGTTGGTGCTAGTGGAAGTGGTAAAACCACAATGTTAAAATTGCTATTAGGTTTCTATTACCCACAAAGCGGAGAAATTTTACTAGACGATATAGTATTCAGCGAACTAGATGTTAAATATTGGCGAAAGCAATGTGGAGTTGTTTTACAAGACGGTTATATTTTCAGTGGAACAATTGGTGAAAATATTTCTTTGAGTGATACTAATATTGATGAGGAGAAGTTAATTTCAGCATTAAACATTGCTTGCCTCCATGAGTTTGTTTTAAATTTACCGATGGGCTATCACACAAAAATAGGGAGAACTGGTATAGAACTTAGTGGCGGTCAAAAACAACGTTTATTAATTGCTAGAGCTGTTTACAAGAATCCCACTTTTATTTTTTTCGATGAAGCAACAAGCTCTTTAGATGCAAATAACGAGAGACAGATAATGATTAATCTTCAATCATTTTTCAAAAATAAGACTGTTGTAGTAATTGCTCATAGATTAAGTACTGTTAGGAATGCAGATCAAATACTTGTTCTTGAGAAAGGATCAATAGTAGAAAGTGGCACACACATAGAATTAATAAACAATGAATCTTATTATTATAATCTAATCAAAAATCAGCTTGAATTAGGAAAATAA
- a CDS encoding outer membrane beta-barrel family protein — MKQFIKLILVIVPILTWQISYAQLAESNLVSGTVCDENKKPILGTNILLFNKSDSLNLILSTISDSLGHFSFSSLKLGQYSILIKSFGYQNTLRKTINLTRTNSNYSLGVISLQTDSKVLGEVIVTGEPPLVTQKLGVITVNMNSSYLKTATNTLDVLSRSPGIRVDVQGNILLANGVSPVVYMDGKQIPLTSDELKSIAREDIESIEIMPNASARYDGDTKAVIELKLKRDKNLGIKGNLYGGGYVNRKFLGSETGVSITYKTKKWINYIRLSTNISNNFLLSNSSRVSADALGNFETFNINGLARLHTNPVSFQTSSDYSFNTKNTIGFLIKGLSTTGNDVTQNTTDILNSNGNYSLPTLSTSLKKNLSIGTDLSYKLTLEPSKTSLQAYLDFIHYNYQQEQTFVSDFTNAPTDINNFPSVLISNYPSTTNIFSFRIDYTKTFNKGSKISAGMKNTNTDTDNKADFDSIRVSEPNKLYHDYSKSNQFLYKERINAGYIGYTFDKKNNSFDLAVRLENTKSQGNSLTLNQSVNRNYLKILPSFSFQHNFSKTTNLSLDFSRKLSRPTFFDLNPFRFYTNPYTYNEGNPFLLPSTITSTDIGYHYKDLNITLKHIIFANQFAQLPLHNPVNNTLAYIRTNLDKVQNFSIESNFDYSFVKWWKIHHYLVLYHTKTTSFFDNNYINNGAFSVYLYGQHAFTLPNKFNLNLSYYYSGPSASQVYTVKSNSSISFGLQKSFFKEKINTQINISDIFNFYRESFYGYYNNFYINNMQKRGVQQINIRFTYSFGKSTFNRQNKYSGSTEEENRASH, encoded by the coding sequence ATGAAGCAATTCATTAAGCTTATCTTAGTAATTGTTCCAATTTTAACTTGGCAGATAAGTTATGCTCAACTAGCTGAGTCTAATTTAGTATCTGGAACAGTTTGTGATGAAAATAAAAAGCCCATATTGGGAACTAATATTTTACTATTTAATAAATCAGACTCACTTAATCTAATTCTCTCTACAATTTCTGATTCTTTAGGGCATTTTTCATTCTCATCCTTGAAGTTAGGTCAGTATTCGATTTTAATAAAATCCTTTGGCTATCAGAATACGTTGCGCAAAACTATTAATTTAACTCGCACTAATTCAAATTATTCATTAGGAGTAATTTCATTACAAACTGACTCTAAGGTACTTGGAGAAGTAATCGTTACAGGTGAACCACCATTGGTTACGCAGAAACTCGGCGTAATTACTGTAAACATGAATAGTTCTTATTTAAAAACAGCTACTAACACACTTGACGTGTTAAGCAGGTCGCCTGGGATTCGAGTTGATGTACAAGGAAATATATTGCTAGCAAATGGTGTCTCACCAGTTGTATACATGGATGGAAAACAAATTCCTCTTACTAGTGACGAGCTTAAATCTATAGCTCGAGAGGATATTGAGAGTATTGAAATTATGCCTAACGCATCGGCTCGATATGACGGAGATACTAAAGCAGTTATTGAACTTAAACTTAAGCGAGATAAGAATTTGGGAATAAAGGGGAATTTATACGGTGGCGGGTATGTTAATAGGAAATTCTTAGGAAGTGAAACAGGAGTCAGTATTACATATAAGACTAAGAAGTGGATCAACTATATTCGGTTATCGACCAATATTTCAAATAATTTTTTGTTATCAAATTCATCTAGAGTTTCTGCTGATGCGCTTGGTAATTTTGAGACATTTAATATCAATGGTCTCGCACGTTTGCATACAAATCCGGTATCGTTTCAAACTAGCTCAGACTATAGTTTTAATACAAAAAATACAATAGGTTTTTTAATAAAAGGCCTTTCTACAACTGGCAATGATGTAACTCAAAATACTACGGACATTCTAAACTCGAATGGCAACTATTCATTGCCAACTCTTTCCACCTCACTCAAAAAAAACCTATCTATAGGGACTGATTTAAGCTACAAGTTAACGCTGGAACCATCAAAGACAAGCTTACAAGCGTATCTGGACTTTATACATTATAATTATCAACAGGAGCAAACCTTTGTGAGTGATTTTACTAATGCACCAACTGATATTAACAATTTTCCTAGCGTTCTAATTAGTAATTATCCTAGTACTACCAATATTTTTTCTTTTAGAATCGACTATACCAAAACATTTAATAAAGGTAGTAAGATAAGTGCTGGCATGAAAAATACAAATACAGATACAGATAACAAAGCTGATTTTGATAGTATTAGAGTAAGCGAACCAAATAAACTTTACCATGATTATTCTAAAAGCAATCAATTTTTGTATAAAGAGAGAATAAATGCTGGATACATTGGCTATACTTTTGACAAAAAAAATAATTCTTTTGATTTAGCAGTTCGTCTCGAAAACACTAAATCCCAAGGAAATTCATTAACTTTGAATCAATCTGTTAATAGAAATTACTTGAAGATACTTCCAAGTTTCAGCTTTCAACACAATTTTAGTAAGACAACTAACTTATCATTAGATTTTTCTCGTAAATTAAGCAGGCCTACTTTTTTCGATCTCAATCCATTTAGGTTCTATACAAACCCTTACACATACAATGAAGGTAATCCATTTCTTTTGCCATCTACAATCACCTCTACTGACATAGGTTATCATTATAAAGACTTAAATATAACATTAAAACATATTATATTTGCGAATCAATTCGCACAACTTCCACTTCATAACCCTGTAAATAATACACTGGCTTATATCAGAACAAATTTAGATAAAGTACAAAACTTTTCTATAGAATCAAATTTTGACTATAGTTTCGTGAAATGGTGGAAGATTCATCATTACTTGGTACTTTATCATACTAAAACAACTTCTTTTTTTGATAATAATTATATTAATAATGGTGCTTTTTCTGTTTATTTATATGGACAGCATGCATTTACATTACCGAATAAATTTAACCTCAACTTGAGTTATTATTATAGTGGCCCTAGCGCTTCACAGGTATATACTGTTAAAAGTAATTCCAGCATTAGTTTTGGTTTGCAAAAAAGTTTTTTTAAAGAAAAGATTAATACTCAAATTAATATTAGTGATATATTTAACTTTTATAGAGAATCTTTTTATGGTTACTACAATAATTTTTATATTAATAATATGCAAAAACGTGGTGTTCAGCAAATAAATATAAGATTTACATATTCATTTGGCAAATCTACATTTAATCGCCAAAATAAATATTCTGGAAGTACAGAAGAGGAAAATAGAGCAAGCCATTAA
- a CDS encoding DDE-type integrase/transposase/recombinase, with the protein MYVSLLTDVYSHRIRGFAVAETLATLRCRRVLEMTLRQMTKRAGRQLIHDSDPGIQYCSKEYLIVLTAWQAQVSLTKNSDLMENSLAEYISGIRKQQHLSQQQVCSLYEA; encoded by the coding sequence CTGTACGTTTCGCTACTCACTGATGTATACTCGCACCGCATCAGGGGCTTTGCCGTGGCCGAGACGCTGGCCACCCTTCGTTGTCGCCGGGTGCTGGAGATGACTTTGCGCCAGATGACCAAGCGAGCTGGTCGGCAGTTAATTCACGACAGCGACCCAGGTATCCAGTATTGTAGCAAGGAATACCTGATTGTATTGACAGCGTGGCAAGCGCAGGTGAGCTTGACGAAAAACTCCGACCTAATGGAAAACTCGTTGGCTGAATACATCAGCGGCATCAGGAAACAGCAGCACCTGAGCCAACAGCAGGTGTGCTCTCTATATGAAGCCTAA
- a CDS encoding erythromycin esterase family protein has translation MLSFHRLCCAFSVLVLLGGLTSLTAQGQARLNLGFEPDVNRPAPLLFWAWSKNPAAHVVLDTAAAAHQGRGSVRFDLDVEEPAPSVAFLTYALPTDSVRGTLTVRAWLRTAGFHGTAGLYAYVYGALPAEALAQVDSVRRRPTDSGWQQMELQLPVGAAATRVMLGFRAQGTGQVWLDAAELRVGDRPYRDRSLPGTEPYLLPATPPNWDFERPLPASLSAPVFAPDSAGPARGRRSLRLTLPAGSPGARLYVGALPIAATNQGHTLTVSGQVRQLTPGPAPTLTYALLSEPRNPTGTRSHTAIRDRPVFREAPLAVAPGPGWQPFRVDVPLPPQLNPDFRLTLSLGVRLAGAGTTGLDDVRFALDGRPYTAAPATDAAVPTAAETAWLRRHLLPLPAVPPGADGAPLAALRPLLGTARVVGLGQATPGSADLARWQFRVFRLLAEQHGFTYLVLDADMAVAQPLDAYVQGGAGDPTALLSHLGADWNSPPLGALVQWLRTYNQRPGVVRLHVAGVRPQDPLAALAALRQAPAWQEPTARELLGQAEQALLTLTHTVRPGASPAELGPPAVTARHRVQELATYLDVHAKTSGRPAAPAALAGPQQLLRLLDQYTTAYTLSSQQRALYQSGALAENVYWLGQQHPAAKLAVWGPNHLVALTADDDRPLGEWLRALYGPAYVAVGTAFHRGSYAASTTGLAAAQPAYPGTVEEWLHAAGLPAAFLPLRALPLSDESAWLFQKQLFRDIRRPAPAQEFHLHQPRLEFDGLLFVDEIRE, from the coding sequence ATGCTTTCCTTCCACCGGTTATGCTGCGCCTTTTCCGTACTGGTCCTGCTGGGTGGGCTAACCTCACTGACCGCCCAGGGGCAGGCCCGGCTCAACTTGGGCTTTGAACCGGACGTGAACCGGCCCGCTCCGCTGCTGTTCTGGGCGTGGTCCAAAAATCCCGCGGCGCACGTGGTGCTAGACACCGCCGCCGCGGCCCACCAGGGGCGCGGCAGCGTGCGCTTCGACCTGGACGTCGAGGAGCCGGCCCCGAGCGTCGCGTTCCTGACCTACGCGCTGCCAACCGACTCGGTGCGGGGCACCCTGACGGTGCGGGCCTGGCTGCGCACGGCGGGGTTCCACGGCACCGCCGGCCTCTACGCCTACGTGTACGGGGCCCTGCCTGCCGAAGCGCTGGCGCAGGTCGACAGCGTTCGGCGGCGGCCGACCGATAGCGGGTGGCAGCAGATGGAGCTGCAGCTGCCGGTAGGGGCAGCGGCTACCCGGGTGATGCTGGGCTTTCGAGCGCAGGGCACGGGGCAGGTCTGGCTCGACGCCGCGGAGCTGCGCGTGGGAGACCGTCCCTACCGCGACCGCTCACTGCCCGGCACGGAACCCTACCTGCTCCCGGCCACCCCGCCCAACTGGGACTTCGAGCGGCCGCTGCCCGCGAGCCTGTCCGCCCCGGTCTTTGCGCCGGACTCGGCCGGCCCGGCCCGGGGCCGCCGCAGCCTGCGCCTGACGCTGCCCGCCGGCAGCCCCGGCGCCCGCCTGTACGTGGGGGCGCTGCCCATTGCCGCCACCAACCAGGGGCACACCCTGACCGTGAGCGGCCAGGTGCGGCAACTCACCCCCGGCCCGGCCCCGACCCTCACCTACGCGCTGCTGAGCGAACCGCGCAACCCAACCGGGACGCGTAGCCATACGGCGATACGCGACCGGCCGGTATTTCGCGAGGCGCCCCTAGCCGTGGCCCCTGGCCCGGGGTGGCAGCCCTTTCGGGTGGACGTGCCCTTGCCACCCCAGCTCAACCCCGATTTCCGCCTGACGCTTAGCCTGGGCGTGCGGCTGGCCGGCGCGGGCACAACGGGGCTCGACGACGTGCGGTTTGCCCTGGACGGGCGGCCCTACACGGCCGCCCCCGCCACGGACGCGGCGGTCCCCACCGCGGCGGAAACCGCTTGGCTACGCCGGCACCTGCTGCCCCTGCCCGCCGTCCCGCCCGGGGCCGACGGAGCGCCCTTGGCGGCGTTGCGCCCGTTGCTGGGCACGGCCCGGGTCGTGGGCTTGGGGCAAGCCACCCCTGGGTCGGCCGACCTGGCCCGGTGGCAATTCCGCGTGTTCCGACTGCTGGCCGAGCAGCACGGGTTCACGTACCTGGTCCTGGATGCCGACATGGCGGTGGCGCAGCCGCTGGACGCCTACGTGCAGGGCGGAGCGGGCGACCCCACTGCCTTGCTGAGCCACTTGGGGGCCGACTGGAATAGCCCACCCCTGGGAGCCCTGGTGCAGTGGCTGCGCACCTACAACCAGCGCCCTGGGGTCGTGCGGCTGCACGTGGCCGGGGTGCGGCCCCAAGACCCGCTGGCCGCGCTGGCCGCGCTGCGTCAAGCACCCGCCTGGCAGGAACCCACCGCCCGGGAATTGTTGGGCCAGGCCGAACAAGCCCTGCTTACCTTGACGCATACCGTGCGGCCGGGGGCCTCGCCCGCGGAGTTGGGGCCGCCCGCCGTGACGGCCCGCCACCGGGTGCAGGAACTGGCGACCTACCTGGACGTGCACGCCAAAACCAGCGGCCGGCCGGCCGCTCCAGCAGCGCTCGCGGGGCCGCAGCAACTGCTGCGCCTGCTGGACCAATACACCACCGCCTACACCCTGTCCAGCCAGCAGCGCGCCTTGTACCAAAGCGGCGCCCTGGCCGAAAACGTGTACTGGCTCGGCCAGCAGCACCCGGCCGCCAAGCTGGCAGTCTGGGGCCCCAACCACTTGGTGGCGCTGACCGCCGACGACGACCGCCCCCTGGGGGAATGGCTGCGGGCCCTGTACGGCCCGGCCTACGTGGCCGTGGGCACGGCGTTCCACCGGGGCTCGTACGCGGCCAGTACCACCGGGTTAGCGGCCGCGCAACCCGCGTACCCGGGCACGGTCGAGGAGTGGCTGCACGCGGCTGGACTACCCGCCGCCTTTTTGCCCCTGCGGGCGCTGCCATTGAGCGACGAGTCGGCCTGGCTGTTTCAGAAACAGCTATTCCGCGACATTCGGCGGCCGGCCCCCGCGCAGGAGTTCCACCTCCACCAACCTCGCCTGGAGTTTGACGGGTTGCTGTTTGTCGACGAAATCCGCGAATGA
- a CDS encoding YncE family protein: MKTPYFLAAMLLTAAVSYAQTTSSYHISAAFAIKGGGGYDYMTVDPASEKLYVTYGSQVNILNKTTGDSLGVIHVEKDAHGIALVPSLGKGYISNGTLNQVLVFDLATNKLLAHVPTGQFTDAIFYDDFSKKVITCNGRSKNMTVIDPTADAVVATVQLSGWPETAVSDGKGHLYVNNAEKAEIDVIDATTFKVTHHWPNKPGTGASGLSMDRQAMRLFATCGNKRLIVMDATNGKVVASFPTGDGADGAGFDNGLKTAYSANGEGTLTVIQELSANKFRLVGNVITKPGTRTIAVDQKTHKVYLPSASFKPATKDTFRPEMVPGTFEILTVERK, encoded by the coding sequence ATGAAAACGCCTTATTTTCTGGCAGCAATGCTCTTAACAGCAGCCGTATCCTACGCCCAAACTACCTCAAGCTACCATATTAGTGCGGCCTTCGCTATTAAAGGTGGGGGAGGCTACGATTACATGACGGTCGACCCCGCTTCTGAAAAATTATATGTTACCTATGGGTCGCAAGTAAACATTTTAAACAAAACTACCGGCGACTCCCTGGGGGTTATTCACGTCGAAAAGGATGCGCACGGCATTGCCCTCGTGCCTTCTTTGGGCAAAGGCTATATCAGCAACGGCACTCTGAATCAAGTGCTCGTATTTGACCTGGCGACCAATAAACTACTGGCCCACGTGCCCACCGGGCAATTCACGGATGCCATTTTCTACGATGACTTTTCTAAAAAAGTGATTACGTGCAACGGCCGCAGTAAAAACATGACGGTGATCGACCCCACGGCTGATGCGGTGGTCGCCACCGTCCAACTGAGTGGCTGGCCCGAAACCGCGGTAAGCGACGGCAAGGGCCACCTCTACGTGAACAATGCCGAGAAAGCGGAGATAGACGTAATCGATGCCACGACCTTTAAAGTCACCCATCACTGGCCCAATAAGCCCGGCACGGGGGCCTCAGGTCTGAGCATGGACCGGCAAGCCATGCGCTTATTTGCCACGTGTGGCAACAAACGCCTGATCGTGATGGATGCAACGAACGGTAAGGTCGTGGCCAGTTTCCCGACCGGGGACGGGGCCGACGGCGCGGGGTTTGATAACGGCTTAAAAACGGCTTATTCCGCCAATGGCGAGGGCACGTTGACCGTTATTCAGGAGCTGTCGGCCAATAAATTCCGGTTAGTCGGCAACGTCATCACGAAACCGGGCACCCGAACGATTGCGGTGGACCAAAAAACGCACAAGGTTTATCTGCCCTCCGCTTCCTTTAAACCAGCGACCAAAGATACCTTTCGTCCAGAAATGGTACCGGGAACATTTGAAATACTGACTGTTGAAAGGAAGTAG